From Companilactobacillus heilongjiangensis, one genomic window encodes:
- the rpsI gene encoding 30S ribosomal protein S9, with the protein MAQVSYAGTGRRKDSVARVRLVPGNGKITINKRDVKDYIPFDNLIADMKQPLDVTETADSYDVIANVNGGGFSGQAGAIRHGIARALLDVDPDFRPSLKSAGFLTRDPRMKERKKPGLKKARKASQFSKR; encoded by the coding sequence TTGGCACAAGTATCATACGCCGGAACAGGTCGTCGCAAGGACTCAGTTGCTCGTGTACGCCTAGTACCCGGAAACGGAAAGATTACTATCAACAAACGTGATGTCAAAGATTACATTCCTTTTGACAATTTGATTGCTGATATGAAACAACCTTTAGATGTTACTGAAACAGCAGACAGCTATGACGTTATTGCTAACGTTAACGGTGGAGGCTTCTCAGGACAAGCTGGAGCAATTAGACATGGTATCGCTAGAGCACTACTTGACGTTGATCCTGATTTCAGACCATCACTCAAGTCAGCCGGCTTCTTAACACGTGACCCTCGTATGAAGGAACGTAAGAAACCAGGTCTTAAGAAAGCCCGTAAGGCTTCACAATTCTCAAAACGTTAA
- a CDS encoding DEAD/DEAH box helicase, whose product MSLLDNLQINPDNNRVETVSWKIFDTLIHDFGYEYLRSVQKDFLQRWESRRDEKDLLGVLSTGTGKTLIGLLTLQARLNKGEGPCIYLCPNNQLVDQVIAEAKHHGIKVVTLIAGRNGREAFPFEFTSGKAILVITFSTMVNGYSRFGVDGADYVQVGSIVIDDAHTAISLSRQAATVSIIRDDNKGSLYNRLLNLFEDDLKKQNNAKYTLIKSGAYSKAVMCVPYWLVIDYKEQIEKILNDTDDQNKFNLPFVLNNINNLQITVASDEIDISPMHTPIEMIPSFSNADHRLFLSATFTNGADFITELNVSEETLKKQLVVDGADDNGEKLIIAPQRIHPQFTDQRMREKIIKWVGDEVINTNVVVLVPSRYAANPWERLGAKVFDGADIYELIDMLKVSNNKVAVVVNRYDGIDLAGDLCHCLVLDGLPTQSTNREKAISQREPGSEEVLGQTAREIEQGIGRSVRSGADSSLIFLLGTSLQEFVALPNNKHLFTDRTQAQLQFSEKILNVIGESNSNEDEVENKMLEIMQYSLNRNMQWQKTYHDNVNQNYEVLFKETKHISYAHAESIRKAWIYAIQGNYVEAVSSLRQITEKDEGSLKDEDIMLEQIATYQYHFDKNKALDTQLRAKNLNKFLFTPSFYQYSKRTRKTMEAGLGFKRLIDSFNAENGNDLAISFKSQFDKLIYDESADESDFRKGIEFLGTMLGFDSSQPEQEIDVGPDNLWIGENIDFILESKNKATSDFISKVYAEQLASSFSWYKHTYPRRSGIMISLHPVNLMDKQAFVDGVIYVLTKEKLKTLSAALRNVLTRLSSKNPTEWTVKELQNMLSDNSLTEKQFILKYTEKVKRRS is encoded by the coding sequence ATGAGTCTATTAGATAATTTACAAATTAATCCTGATAACAATAGGGTTGAGACAGTTTCATGGAAAATCTTTGATACTTTAATTCATGATTTTGGATATGAATATTTACGAAGTGTACAAAAAGACTTTCTACAGCGATGGGAATCAAGACGAGATGAAAAGGACTTATTGGGAGTGTTGAGTACAGGAACTGGAAAAACACTTATTGGCTTACTTACGCTACAGGCTCGGCTTAACAAAGGTGAAGGACCATGTATTTATTTATGTCCTAATAATCAATTAGTAGATCAAGTAATTGCTGAAGCAAAGCACCACGGAATTAAAGTGGTCACTTTAATTGCAGGTAGAAATGGGAGAGAAGCTTTTCCATTCGAGTTTACAAGTGGGAAGGCAATATTAGTCATAACATTTTCGACAATGGTTAATGGATATTCGCGTTTTGGAGTCGATGGAGCTGATTATGTACAAGTTGGATCTATTGTTATTGATGATGCGCATACTGCTATTTCGTTAAGTCGCCAAGCGGCTACAGTAAGTATTATTCGGGATGATAATAAAGGAAGTTTGTACAACCGTCTTTTAAATTTATTCGAAGATGATTTAAAGAAACAAAATAATGCAAAATATACACTAATAAAGTCTGGTGCATATTCCAAAGCAGTTATGTGTGTACCATACTGGTTAGTTATTGATTATAAAGAACAAATCGAAAAAATTCTAAACGATACTGATGATCAAAATAAGTTTAATTTGCCCTTTGTTTTAAATAATATTAATAATCTTCAAATTACAGTTGCTAGTGATGAAATTGATATTAGTCCGATGCACACTCCTATCGAAATGATTCCTTCTTTTTCAAATGCTGATCATAGGTTATTTCTTTCTGCAACATTTACAAATGGTGCAGACTTTATCACTGAGTTGAATGTGTCGGAAGAAACGTTAAAGAAACAATTGGTTGTTGATGGGGCAGATGATAATGGTGAAAAATTGATTATTGCTCCTCAACGCATTCATCCTCAATTTACTGACCAAAGGATGAGGGAGAAAATTATTAAATGGGTTGGTGATGAAGTTATTAATACAAACGTGGTTGTATTAGTTCCTTCAAGATATGCAGCAAATCCATGGGAAAGATTAGGTGCTAAAGTATTCGATGGCGCTGATATTTATGAACTGATTGATATGTTAAAGGTGTCAAATAATAAGGTTGCTGTAGTTGTTAACCGGTATGATGGAATTGATCTTGCTGGAGACTTGTGTCATTGTTTGGTTCTGGATGGACTTCCTACTCAATCTACAAATAGAGAAAAAGCAATCTCTCAACGTGAACCGGGATCTGAAGAAGTATTGGGACAAACAGCACGAGAGATTGAGCAAGGAATAGGTCGTTCTGTAAGATCGGGAGCAGATAGTTCTTTGATATTCTTGTTGGGAACTTCTTTACAAGAATTTGTCGCATTGCCTAATAACAAGCATTTATTTACTGACAGAACACAAGCACAGTTACAATTTTCGGAAAAAATTTTAAATGTAATAGGTGAGAGTAATTCTAACGAAGATGAAGTTGAAAATAAAATGTTAGAAATAATGCAGTATTCGCTTAATCGGAATATGCAATGGCAGAAAACATACCATGATAATGTCAACCAAAACTATGAAGTTCTTTTTAAAGAAACGAAACATATATCATATGCACATGCTGAGAGCATTAGAAAGGCATGGATATATGCAATACAAGGAAATTACGTAGAAGCGGTTAGTTCATTAAGACAAATAACTGAAAAAGATGAAGGTTCACTTAAAGATGAGGATATTATGCTGGAACAAATTGCAACATATCAATATCATTTTGACAAAAATAAAGCATTGGATACGCAATTAAGGGCAAAAAATCTAAACAAATTTTTGTTTACCCCATCATTTTATCAGTATTCTAAACGTACCCGAAAAACGATGGAAGCAGGATTGGGATTCAAAAGATTAATCGATTCGTTTAATGCTGAAAATGGTAATGATTTAGCGATATCCTTTAAGTCGCAATTTGACAAACTAATATATGATGAATCCGCAGATGAATCTGATTTTCGTAAAGGTATAGAGTTTCTTGGAACAATGTTGGGATTTGACTCTAGTCAACCTGAACAGGAAATTGATGTAGGACCGGATAATCTATGGATTGGCGAAAATATTGATTTTATCCTTGAAAGTAAAAACAAAGCCACGTCTGATTTTATTTCTAAAGTATACGCTGAACAGCTAGCAAGTTCATTTTCTTGGTATAAGCATACATATCCAAGAAGAAGTGGAATTATGATTTCATTGCATCCAGTAAATTTAATGGATAAACAGGCATTTGTAGATGGTGTCATTTATGTCTTGACTAAAGAAAAATTAAAAACATTATCAGCAGCATTAAGAAATGTTTTAACTCGATTGAGTTCAAAGAATCCAACCGAATGGACAGTAAAAGAACTTCAAAACATGTTGTCTGACAATTCATTAACCGAAAAACAATTTATTTTAAAGTATACCGAAAAGGTGAAAAGACGGAGCTAA
- a CDS encoding GNAT family N-acetyltransferase: MLEIDKLSTSYQVKKLTPRDADHALKLVQSNQNFFNFCPPAPTRHSILEDMKVVPADKTLDDKYYLGYFDDDKLVAILDLITDYPAPKDAWIGFFMVDSEYQKQGIGSKIIADLEAALEKSGLVRIELAFPKGNEQSQKFLLKNKFQSMNREVPVPGYTMVIMEKVFHKDNK, encoded by the coding sequence ATGCTAGAGATTGATAAGTTATCCACAAGTTATCAAGTTAAGAAACTAACTCCACGTGATGCTGATCATGCGTTGAAATTGGTTCAGAGTAATCAAAATTTCTTTAATTTCTGTCCACCAGCTCCAACTCGTCACAGTATTTTGGAAGATATGAAGGTTGTTCCAGCTGACAAAACTTTGGATGATAAATATTATTTAGGCTATTTTGATGACGATAAATTGGTTGCCATTTTGGATTTAATAACTGACTATCCAGCTCCGAAAGACGCTTGGATCGGCTTTTTCATGGTTGATTCTGAATATCAAAAACAAGGAATCGGCTCTAAAATTATTGCTGATTTAGAGGCTGCTTTGGAGAAGAGTGGTTTGGTAAGAATTGAATTAGCTTTTCCTAAAGGGAATGAACAGAGTCAAAAATTTCTTTTGAAGAATAAATTTCAGTCGATGAATCGAGAAGTTCCGGTACCTGGTTATACAATGGTGATTATGGAAAAAGTTTTCCACAAGGATAATAAATAA
- a CDS encoding YdcF family protein — protein sequence MNEISPYINELQQISLYLGLATFVIFGLFLYFWLKEPRRLIHGITFTIFFITFLAELAVLIFSTGNQEFIVVMGVLFVLILLGIGLVMLFMWALLLWNAIVVWKRESHTVSNMLTLFLAIFLIALWFANSVIASHSRFLPGWFNTLISGLPIIGLYIMLCSYNYLASAFLYQFLPRRYKANYLIVLGAGLINGDTVSKLLGNRIDAAIKFANKQIKKGRPAPKIVFSGGQGPDEKLSEARAMADYAIAHGWHEELVILEDKSRNTLQNMQFSNAIIQKDYGADNAYIKFFSNNYHIFRAGLYAKMAGLAANGVGAPTRLYFLPNALIREFVAIFLMNKKRHMIVIGLIGIGILIMMGITIYTDIVAK from the coding sequence ATGAACGAAATTTCTCCGTATATCAATGAATTGCAGCAAATCTCTCTGTACCTGGGACTAGCCACATTCGTTATATTCGGACTATTCTTATATTTCTGGCTTAAGGAACCACGCAGACTGATTCATGGGATAACTTTTACCATCTTCTTCATTACCTTCTTAGCAGAGCTGGCAGTACTTATCTTCAGTACCGGCAATCAGGAATTCATTGTCGTCATGGGAGTTCTATTTGTTTTAATACTGCTTGGAATTGGTTTAGTAATGCTGTTCATGTGGGCGTTGCTGTTGTGGAATGCCATCGTCGTTTGGAAACGCGAAAGCCATACAGTTTCAAATATGCTGACATTATTTTTAGCAATTTTTCTAATCGCATTGTGGTTTGCCAATAGTGTCATAGCAAGTCATTCGAGATTCCTACCAGGCTGGTTCAACACTTTGATCTCAGGCTTACCTATCATAGGTTTATATATAATGCTCTGTTCATATAACTATCTAGCCAGTGCATTCTTATATCAATTCTTACCACGGCGTTATAAAGCCAACTATCTAATTGTCCTAGGAGCCGGTTTAATCAACGGTGACACTGTTTCGAAGCTATTAGGTAACCGGATAGACGCAGCCATTAAATTTGCTAACAAGCAGATTAAAAAGGGTCGTCCAGCTCCAAAGATTGTTTTCTCTGGCGGACAAGGACCTGACGAAAAATTATCTGAAGCTAGAGCGATGGCTGATTACGCAATTGCCCATGGTTGGCACGAGGAATTAGTTATCTTAGAGGACAAATCTCGTAATACTTTACAGAACATGCAATTTTCAAACGCTATTATTCAAAAGGATTACGGTGCTGACAATGCTTATATCAAATTCTTCAGTAATAATTATCACATCTTCCGAGCTGGACTCTATGCTAAAATGGCAGGACTTGCAGCCAACGGTGTCGGAGCTCCAACCAGACTTTATTTCTTACCTAACGCTTTGATCCGTGAATTCGTCGCTATTTTCTTGATGAACAAGAAACGTCATATGATAGTCATTGGCTTAATCGGTATTGGTATTCTAATAATGATGGGAATTACAATTTATACAGATATCGTGGCCAAATAA
- a CDS encoding DeoR/GlpR family DNA-binding transcription regulator — MYQEQRLEEILKLLRVDNVLTTEQMIEHFQVSRDTVRRDFAKLSQAGKVKRVHGGIMQLPANNEIISFNDRLNEFSDAKKHIAVLAQAFIQAQGTYFFDVSTTVLKLAQIVDTKATIYTHSLDNAIMLSGNPNIDLHVLGGQFSTKNRFFHSLNEAEILKRINFDVVFIGAAGLKDGQVSFEDQEDAYVKQLIMKNAKTKILLAENTKFSKEATYSIGDLSDFDYLITDVKPSAEVMAATTVKY, encoded by the coding sequence ATGTATCAAGAACAGCGTTTAGAAGAAATTTTAAAGTTATTGCGTGTGGATAATGTTTTGACGACTGAGCAGATGATTGAACATTTTCAGGTTTCTCGGGATACGGTCAGACGTGATTTTGCCAAGTTATCGCAAGCGGGTAAGGTCAAACGAGTTCACGGCGGAATCATGCAGTTACCAGCTAATAACGAGATAATTTCATTTAATGATCGATTGAATGAGTTCAGTGATGCCAAGAAGCATATTGCCGTGTTAGCTCAAGCGTTTATTCAGGCTCAAGGTACATATTTCTTTGACGTTTCGACGACGGTCTTAAAACTGGCGCAAATAGTCGATACTAAGGCAACGATTTATACACATTCATTGGATAACGCCATTATGCTAAGTGGGAATCCGAATATTGATTTGCATGTATTAGGAGGGCAATTTTCCACGAAGAACCGTTTCTTTCATTCATTGAATGAAGCTGAAATTTTGAAACGCATCAATTTTGATGTGGTATTTATTGGAGCCGCCGGGTTGAAGGATGGTCAAGTTAGTTTCGAAGATCAAGAAGACGCCTACGTTAAACAATTGATTATGAAAAATGCCAAGACTAAGATTTTATTGGCTGAAAACACTAAATTCTCTAAGGAAGCAACTTATTCAATCGGTGATTTATCTGATTTCGATTATCTGATTACCGATGTTAAACCAAGCGCAGAAGTGATGGCTGCAACGACTGTTAAATACTGA
- a CDS encoding Cof-type HAD-IIB family hydrolase — protein sequence MMMEIKLILSDIDGTILNDDNVIDTDLKQAVKRLGQKNVPFVLASARSPEGMLPIAKELDVLDNPIACYNGALVVKDLDKKDFTTILSHELETNDVKNINDIIQKQYPTVSVNLYSGSDWYVGSIDKWVKIEADITKMTPVVTDLERLISAHKVPVHKLLLIGEPDEISQVLQHLRNGEFADSSFYLSKPNYLEITNSHVSKEKALRELAKVYGLSLDKTMTLGDNFNDVPMLKLAGLGVAMQNAPAEVKKCANVVTESNNKNGVSKAIEKYVL from the coding sequence ATGATGATGGAAATTAAATTAATCTTGAGCGATATTGATGGCACGATTTTAAATGATGATAATGTAATCGATACGGACTTAAAGCAAGCTGTAAAGAGACTTGGTCAAAAGAATGTGCCATTTGTGCTAGCATCTGCCCGTTCGCCTGAAGGGATGTTGCCAATTGCTAAAGAACTCGATGTTTTAGACAATCCAATTGCATGTTATAACGGCGCTTTGGTGGTAAAAGACCTTGATAAGAAGGACTTTACAACTATTTTGAGTCATGAACTTGAGACCAATGATGTTAAAAATATTAATGATATTATCCAGAAACAATATCCCACCGTTTCGGTAAATCTATATTCGGGTTCAGATTGGTATGTTGGCAGTATCGACAAATGGGTCAAGATTGAAGCAGATATTACTAAAATGACTCCTGTTGTAACGGATCTAGAACGGTTAATTTCAGCACATAAAGTACCGGTACATAAGCTTTTATTGATTGGTGAGCCTGATGAAATTAGTCAAGTTTTACAACACCTGCGTAACGGTGAATTTGCTGACAGTTCATTCTATCTTTCGAAGCCAAACTATCTGGAGATTACTAATAGTCATGTTTCCAAAGAGAAGGCCTTGCGAGAGTTGGCCAAAGTTTATGGATTATCACTTGATAAAACAATGACATTGGGTGATAACTTCAATGACGTGCCAATGTTAAAGTTGGCTGGGTTAGGCGTGGCAATGCAAAATGCACCAGCTGAAGTTAAAAAGTGTGCTAACGTGGTAACAGAGTCTAATAATAAAAATGGCGTTTCCAAAGCCATTGAAAAATATGTTTTGTAA
- a CDS encoding macro domain-containing protein gives MKEVIVMEKVSIIRGDISYLPFHVDAIVNAANSALVPGGGVDGALNRKAGPNLGRDMLKFGGTPTGTAVYTKAYDLNADYVIHAVGPRYNDGEHGEKQQLIDAYAASMKIAQKLEANSVALPFLSTGIYSYPLEEAIMVAIDTVMKFNLDAKVYFVAFDDTTEELAKKYLKSKN, from the coding sequence ATGAAAGAAGTAATCGTTATGGAGAAAGTTTCAATTATTAGAGGAGATATTTCATACTTACCATTTCACGTAGACGCAATCGTCAATGCAGCTAACTCTGCTTTAGTGCCTGGCGGTGGAGTTGATGGGGCATTGAATCGTAAAGCTGGTCCCAATTTGGGCCGTGATATGTTGAAATTTGGCGGTACACCAACTGGTACAGCAGTTTATACGAAAGCCTATGATTTGAACGCTGACTATGTAATTCACGCAGTTGGTCCCCGTTATAACGATGGTGAACATGGTGAAAAGCAGCAATTGATCGATGCATATGCAGCATCGATGAAGATTGCTCAAAAGTTAGAAGCTAATTCAGTCGCACTACCATTTCTAAGTACTGGCATATACAGTTATCCATTGGAAGAAGCAATCATGGTGGCGATAGATACTGTTATGAAATTCAATTTAGATGCTAAAGTTTATTTTGTGGCGTTTGATGATACAACGGAAGAATTGGCTAAGAAATATTTGAAGAGTAAGAACTAG